Within Actinobaculum sp. 313, the genomic segment GCGGGCCAGGCACGCAGCGCAAACCGGGTGGGTGGTGTGCTGCCTGCGTGCGCGCCGATGTGGGCCGGGAGCCGCACGCGCGCCTTTCATTACCGGCGCGAGCGGCCATTTCACCCGGGACGCCTTTTGCAGTGTCTTGAAGAAGGTGCCGACTGGGCACCGCTTTTGCGAGTAGCAGGTTTCACACGCATCGCGTCACGCCCGGGCATTCTATCCCTCTGGGAGCAAACGGGTGTCACAATCTCCGTCGACCCGTACGAAGTTGATTGGTGGGCGGATCGCCAAACAGCGGCGGAATATGGCATCGCGAATGCGTATGAATTCGCTATCGGGGCCCAAGTGGGGGGTGATACTGACTCGCTGGGATATGGTCCCGTGGAGCGTTGGCGGGTGGATATTGGACCATTGCCTGATATTGGCGAGGCAGTGCTGGGGCAGGATATCGTCGCCATTGGAGTGGACCTGGATGCGGTACGTCTGGAACGTGAACTCGATGCCTGCCTTTTGACTAACGAGGAGTTTCTCGACGGCGTGTGGGCGTGGATGACGTATGAGGACGCCTTTCCAGAATGATAGGGGCCATCGGCAGGCGTTCGAGTCAAGGCGGTAACTCCTTCCGAGCGCGATCTGCGTGACTCGCAGACGTGTGTGCACCCACCCGTCGCGGGGTCGGAGCGTAAATTCCAGCCCGGGTGGCGTGCGGACGTGTGTGCGGACTCGACGCCGACACCGCAAGCGCAGACATCCAGCCCGCGTGGCGTGCAGACGTGTGGGAAGATATGAGAATGCGGCCCACATTCCGTGAGATTTACACCCAACTGCTCAGCCGAGTCGATGCGGGCCGTTGGTGGCCGGCAGCGACGCGTTTCGAAATGATGATCGGCGCTGTTCTTGTACAGCACACGGCGTGGCGGAATGTCGAGTCTTCCTTGGAACTCTTGGACGCACGGGGACTGTTGGACGCGCGTGCCATATGCGACGCGGAGCAGGAGGAGATCATCGCGGCAATTCGCCCCTCCGGCTTCATGCGGGCGAAGTCGCGCACCTGCCGGGAGGTGGCGGAATGGACGCTCCGTCGGCAAGAGGCACCGATGCCGAATATGACGGGCGCGCAATCGCGAAGGACCGACCCGGAGGTGACTGAGTCGAGTGAAGGAGCTGCGAAGGGATTCGACTCTGAGGGAATCCACTTGCGGGGATTCGATTCGAAGAGGCTTGACCCGGAGCGTGCTCTCGCCGAAGCCGTTGCGGTGCTCAGCGATGAACAGTTACGTGATGAACTGCTGGCACTGGTCGGCGTCGGGCCGGAAACTGCGGATGTGATTGCGCTGTATGCCTTCCGTCGCCCCGCTTTCATCTGGGATAGCTACGCGCGCAGGATGCTTGCGGCACTGGGGTACGAGGTGCCGGACGGATACGAACGTGCGCGCGCGGAACTTGGACAATTTGTTGCGGGGGAGGGGTTCTCGGTCGAGGAGTTTGCTACCTTCCACGGTCTCATCGTCGAAGCGGGCAAACAGGCTCGTGCTGCGGGCGGGTGGGATAACTTCCTGTGATGGTTGCCTGATGAGATGAGTGCGCATGCCGGTTGGCCAGAGGTGCCCCAATGACTATTGGCGCCGTTATTCGCAATGCTGTGCATGTATTCCGCGAGACGTGGCTTCCACCTCGCCGAGGCGACCGAGGCTATGCGCAACTTGATGTATTCCGCGAGGCATGGCTCCCACAGGTGTTGTCCGGAAGAATATGTGCCGTTTCGACCCGAGCGCGTCGCTGGGGCTGGGGGCGCTGCGGTTGCGGGGAACAGAACCGTTCTGACCGGAATCAGGTCGCCCTTGCCAGGAGTAGGCGCTTTACCAGGAGGCGGCGTCCTGACCGGAGTGCACTTGCCGGACGGGAGTCAGTGCGCTGACCAGACAGGGCTAACAGCTCCGGGATGACTAGTGTCTTTGGTTGGTGCCAGCGGCCAGTGCTGTGGCGGGAGCAGTGATCAAAAACCTTTGGACTGTCTCCAACAGATGCAAAGTTCGGAGAACCGAACTATAGTATTCGCATGAGACGACAAACGAGAATGAGTATCATCCTGCTGGCGGGTGTTATGGGAATGCTCGCCGCATGTTCCGGCCAAGGCACAGCACAGGATGCAGAGAAGGCGAAACCTGTAGTTTTGACGACTTTCACCGTGCTCCAAGACATGGGAAAAGAGGTGGCTGGCGATCACCTCATCGTCGAATCGATAACCCAACCCGGTGAAGAGATTCACGACTTCCAGCCGAGTCCTGACGACATAAGACGGGGGCCGACGCCGACCTAATCCTCGCCAATGGACTGGGGTTGGAACGCTGGTTTGAGCGATTCACAGCTAACTCCGGTGCTAAAACGGTTGTCCTTTCGGAGGGGTTGCACCAATCCCGATTGCGGAGGGCGAGTACGAGGGTGAACCGAATCCGCATGCGTGGATGAGCCCCGAAGCAGCAAAGACTTACGTCGACAATATGGTAGAGGCATTCACGGAACTTGACCCGGAGCACGCTGCCGATTTCGAGGCTAACGGTGAGCGGTACAAGCAACAACTCGATTCTATCTCGACGGAACTGAAAGACGAATTGGCGCGGGTGCCAGAGGCGAGCCGTGCTCTCGTGACCTGCGAGGGAGCCTTCAGCTATCTCGCACGTGACGCGGGATTGACCGAACAGTACTTGTGGGCCGTTAACGCGGAAGGGGCATTGACCCCGCAACGTATCGCAGCGGTGCAGGATTTCGTGACGCGCAACAAGGTGCCGGCTGTGTTCTGTGAATCAACCGTGGAAGGGAAAATGGACCCCATCGTGGAAGCGACTGATGCGAAATACGGCGGCACGCTTTATGTGGACTCGCTAACCGAGGAGGGTGGTGACG encodes:
- a CDS encoding zinc ABC transporter substrate-binding protein, with translation MRRQTRMSIILLAGVMGMLAACSGQGTAQDAEKAKPVVLTTFTVLQDMGKEVAGDHLIVESITQPGEEIHDFQPSPDDIRRGPTPT
- a CDS encoding zinc ABC transporter substrate-binding protein, which produces MSPEAAKTYVDNMVEAFTELDPEHAADFEANGERYKQQLDSISTELKDELARVPEASRALVTCEGAFSYLARDAGLTEQYLWAVNAEGALTPQRIAAVQDFVTRNKVPAVFCESTVEGKMDPIVEATDAKYGGTLYVDSLTEEGGDAPTYLDLLRYDARTITGALTGDGTKK